The Osmia bicornis bicornis chromosome 9, iOsmBic2.1, whole genome shotgun sequence genome has a segment encoding these proteins:
- the LOC114880847 gene encoding odorant receptor 4-like isoform X1, with amino-acid sequence MDTRSYTDFSIVSAKYITKYTGVWLPQNVTEERQRKISATYTAGALLYGIYLHVVDIYNSWGDATRCMYLTMNMMCIGMSTIKMLILNFNRAKLTDAFFYAERHFWHCKYTPEERLIFAVSVKYCTRYAIFAIAFLHLSLSGYVVTPIVENLGRNKSDRVLPFKMWVDWPLSETPYFELMFTFQVISAYVIGISYISPEMFLCVFNLHVMGQFRILQYRILNFWNVESKEMNAIMYTDHCYTALKKCVQHHQLIIEFCMKLEQIYTMTIFVHVAILSLLMGLDCYEIIVADTSRSMLLTFVFHVIGSLIHLCFLTYTCHFMIEESTNITTTVYSGLWCTLPMNKVGRSIRSDMKFIMIRSLKPCCLTAGGFFPVSLETFTALLSSTFSYFTLMRESMMRTEGE; translated from the exons ATGGACACCAGATCGTACACGGATTTCTCTATCGTTTCAGCGAAGTATATAACAAAGTACACAGGAGTATGGCTACCACAAAATGTGACTGAAGAACGGCAAAGGAAGATATCAGCGACGTATACCGCCGGTGCACTTTTGTATGGGATATACCTGCATGTGGTAGATATTTACAACTCGTGGGGTGATGCAACT CGTTGTATGTATCTGACAATGAACATGATGTGTATCGGTATGTCAACAATTAAGATGCTCATCCTAAACTTTAATAGAGCTAAGTTGACAGACGCTTTTTTCTACGCGGAACGGCACTTCTGGCATTGCAAATATACTCCCGAGGAACGACTGATTTTTGCTGTATCTGTAAAATATTGCACACGGTATGCGATCTTCGCAATCGCTTTTCTACATCTCAGTTTGTCCGGATATGTGGTCACACCTATTGTTG AAAACCTTGGACGAAATAAATCGGACAGAGTACTTCCATTCAAGATGTGGGTCGACTGGCCCTTATCTGAGACACCGTATTTCGAACTAATGTTTACTTTTCAG GTGATCTCCGCATACGTAATTGGCATCTCGTACATTTCCCCTGAAATGTTTTTATGCGTCTTTAATCTGCACGTAATGGGTCAATTTCGCATACTACAATACAGAATATTGAATTTCTGGAATGTCGAAAGCAAAGAGATGAACGCAATCATGTACACCGATCATTGTTATACAGCTCTCAAGAAGTGCGTACAACATcatcaattaattattgaattctGCATGAAGCTCGAACAAATATATACCATGACGATTTTTGTGCACGTGGCAATTTTAAGTCTGTTAATGGGATTGGATTGCTACGAAATAATTGTG GCAGACACAAGTAGGTCCATGCTTCTCACTTTCGTATTCCACGTAATTGGCAGCCTGATTCACCTTTGTTTCCTTACGTACACTTGCCATTTTATGATAGAAGAAAGCACCAACATTACTACAACGGTATATTCCGGATTGTGGTGCACTTTGCCAATGAACAAAGTTGGCAGATCAATACGATCagatatgaaatttattatgatAAGATCGTTGAAACCGTGCTGTCTGACGGCTGGTGGATTTTTTCCTGTGTCTTTGGAGACTTTTACTGCG CTTTTAAGTTCTACATTTTCCTACTTTACCTTGATGAGGGAGTCGATGATGAGAACCGAGGGCGAATAG
- the LOC114880847 gene encoding odorant receptor 4-like isoform X2 gives MDTRSYTDFSIVSAKYITKYTGVWLPQNVTEERQRKISATYTAGALLYGIYLHVVDIYNSWGDATRCMYLTMNMMCIGMSTIKMLILNFNRAKLTDAFFYAERHFWHCKYTPEERLIFAVSVKYCTRYAIFAIAFLHLSLSGYVVTPIVENLGRNKSDRVLPFKMWVDWPLSETPYFELMFTFQVISAYVIGISYISPEMFLCVFNLHVMGQFRILQYRILNFWNVESKEMNAIMYTDHCYTALKKCVQHHQLIIEFCMKLEQIYTMTIFVHVAILSLLMGLDCYEIIVADTKESTNITTTVYSGLWCTLPMNKVGRSIRSDMKFIMIRSLKPCCLTAGGFFPVSLETFTALLSSTFSYFTLMRESMMRTEGE, from the exons ATGGACACCAGATCGTACACGGATTTCTCTATCGTTTCAGCGAAGTATATAACAAAGTACACAGGAGTATGGCTACCACAAAATGTGACTGAAGAACGGCAAAGGAAGATATCAGCGACGTATACCGCCGGTGCACTTTTGTATGGGATATACCTGCATGTGGTAGATATTTACAACTCGTGGGGTGATGCAACT CGTTGTATGTATCTGACAATGAACATGATGTGTATCGGTATGTCAACAATTAAGATGCTCATCCTAAACTTTAATAGAGCTAAGTTGACAGACGCTTTTTTCTACGCGGAACGGCACTTCTGGCATTGCAAATATACTCCCGAGGAACGACTGATTTTTGCTGTATCTGTAAAATATTGCACACGGTATGCGATCTTCGCAATCGCTTTTCTACATCTCAGTTTGTCCGGATATGTGGTCACACCTATTGTTG AAAACCTTGGACGAAATAAATCGGACAGAGTACTTCCATTCAAGATGTGGGTCGACTGGCCCTTATCTGAGACACCGTATTTCGAACTAATGTTTACTTTTCAG GTGATCTCCGCATACGTAATTGGCATCTCGTACATTTCCCCTGAAATGTTTTTATGCGTCTTTAATCTGCACGTAATGGGTCAATTTCGCATACTACAATACAGAATATTGAATTTCTGGAATGTCGAAAGCAAAGAGATGAACGCAATCATGTACACCGATCATTGTTATACAGCTCTCAAGAAGTGCGTACAACATcatcaattaattattgaattctGCATGAAGCTCGAACAAATATATACCATGACGATTTTTGTGCACGTGGCAATTTTAAGTCTGTTAATGGGATTGGATTGCTACGAAATAATTGTG GCAGACACAA AAGAAAGCACCAACATTACTACAACGGTATATTCCGGATTGTGGTGCACTTTGCCAATGAACAAAGTTGGCAGATCAATACGATCagatatgaaatttattatgatAAGATCGTTGAAACCGTGCTGTCTGACGGCTGGTGGATTTTTTCCTGTGTCTTTGGAGACTTTTACTGCG CTTTTAAGTTCTACATTTTCCTACTTTACCTTGATGAGGGAGTCGATGATGAGAACCGAGGGCGAATAG